One window of Polycladomyces subterraneus genomic DNA carries:
- a CDS encoding cytochrome C oxidase subunit IV family protein, producing MKPQAQLKGQTRASRHESARKHVWSFIWMMVLTAASFIAVGMKLLPMAIVVPVIVFFACIQVVLQLFTFMHMDQKGHAIPIIFISLGIVIAVVSVIGLQLL from the coding sequence GTGAAACCGCAAGCGCAGCTAAAGGGTCAGACGCGCGCCAGCAGACACGAGAGTGCACGTAAACACGTTTGGTCATTCATTTGGATGATGGTGCTGACCGCGGCATCATTTATCGCTGTGGGAATGAAACTGCTTCCGATGGCGATCGTTGTTCCTGTGATCGTCTTTTTCGCCTGCATCCAAGTGGTTCTCCAACTATTCACCTTTATGCATATGGATCAGAAAGGACACGCCATCCCGATCATCTTTATCTCACTCGGTATTGTGATCGCTGTCGTCTCGG